The nucleotide window AGGCTAAAGACCGAGCGGAAAGGTCGCGAAAAACGCTGTTTTCTCAGTATTTCGAACAGTTCGGAAAAACTCAGATTGCTTGACCATAGTAAATTTGAGGCAAAAGCTGTTCCAAGAATCGCAACTTGGAATGGCCTGGAGACCATCTGATTCCATACTCTTACAGCTTCTTGGCCAAGCCACGCTGCAACATCACTGTGCGAACTGTGGTGAGTGTCTCAGCCGTCATGACATTGTCTGTCTTCTGGAACCTGATCAAAGGCTGAGGCTGCTTTGCCTGACCGACAGGCGCAATCAAAAGACCGCCAGGTTTTAACTGCTGTATCCAGGGATCCGGCACGGCTTCGATTGCAGCATTGACCACAATGCGATCAAAAGGTCCCTGTTTCTGAAGCCCTTCAAAACCGTCTTCCTGACGCGCATTGACGTTTGCAAGTTTCAAGGCCGCGAAGCGGCGTGTTGCAAGGTCGGTCAGCGTTGAAAAGCGATCCAGTGTCTCAACCCGGCCAACCAGATGTGCCAGGATCGCAGCCTGATATCCTGAGCCAGTACCAATTTCCAGGACCGCATGCTCGTTAGAAAGGTCGAGAGCCTGCATGGTCAAGGCAACCAATGAAGGTGCGGAAACAGTCTGACCACATTCTATTGGCAACGCTGCATCTTCGTAGGCAAGTCCGTGATGCCGTGCTGACAGAAACAAACGGCGCGGCACTCTTTCTATTGCAGCAAGTACGTTTGTGGCTCCGATCCCACGCCGTCTTAAAGCGAGA belongs to Roseibium porphyridii and includes:
- a CDS encoding protein-L-isoaspartate(D-aspartate) O-methyltransferase: MAGHPTGGEATSGSKALPDESEARAALVLALRRRGIGATNVLAAIERVPRRLFLSARHHGLAYEDAALPIECGQTVSAPSLVALTMQALDLSNEHAVLEIGTGSGYQAAILAHLVGRVETLDRFSTLTDLATRRFAALKLANVNARQEDGFEGLQKQGPFDRIVVNAAIEAVPDPWIQQLKPGGLLIAPVGQAKQPQPLIRFQKTDNVMTAETLTTVRTVMLQRGLAKKL